In one window of Serinus canaria isolate serCan28SL12 chromosome 18, serCan2020, whole genome shotgun sequence DNA:
- the MILR1 gene encoding allergin-1 isoform X4, with protein MFFLTILLFSYPQMSQQIQKTTANGKEMVSNPKLVLVQGTLNVVMEQNVTLSCLSQPGSPPVRYTLFKHNQQVSALNRSDSSPALFTLTISSASDVGEYKCKAEYNNSSGGKYSNSLNFTLIEPISKPVLSSPTSQAKQGQNVTLSCFSENGSLPITYLFFKGTQNISPQKTMQKREAAVISLFINSLSDFGTYKCKAKNSFPNITKYSNGFNFTLAEERSHSQPLIISLGLILLLLIIGFALALPFFLIPLYKAKKFKSTRPSIGLTSTVNAEESENEIIYSEIGKEARATVYSKVLIRD; from the exons atgttttttctcacaattctgctgttttcctaCC CTCAAATGTCTCAGCAGATACAGAAAACTACTGCAAATGGCAAAG AGATGGTGTCCAATCCCAAGCTGGTACTGGTTCAGGGGACTTTGAACGTGGTGATGGAGCAGAATGTGaccctctcctgcctctctcagcCTGGATCTCCCCCTGTCAGATACACACTGTTCAAGCACAACCAGCAGGTATCTGCTTTAAACAGGTCAGACTCGAGCCCTGCACTGTTCACCCTGACCATCAGCTCTGCCAGTGATGTGGGGGAATACAAGTGCAAAGCTGAGTATAACAACTCCAGTGGTGGAAAATACAGCAACAGCCTCAACTTCACCCTCATAG AGCCAATCTCCAAACCAGTGCTGAGCTCACCCACCTCTCAGGCAAAGCAAGGCCAGAACGTGACCCTGTCCTGCTTCTCGGAGAACGGATCCCTTCCCATTACGTACCTATTCTTCAAAGGAACACAAAACATATCCCCCCAAAAGACAATGCagaagagggaagcagctgtgATTTCTCTATTTATCAATTCCCTTAGTGACTTTGGAACCTATAAATGCAAAGCTAAAAACAGTTTCCCCAATATTACAAAATACAGCAACGGTTTCAACTTTACATTAGCAG AAGAGAGAAGCCATTCTCAGCCCCTGATAATTTCTCTTGGGCTGATCCTGCTACTACTTATAATAGGATTTGCTCTGGCACTTCCATTTTTCCTAATTCCTTTGTATAAAGCAA AAAAATTTAAGTCTACCAGGCCCTCAATTGGCCTTACTTCAACAGTGAATGCAGAGGAgtctgaaaatgaaatcataTACTCAGAGATTG GGAAGGAAGCACGTGCTACAGTCTATTCAAAGGTCCTCATCAGAGACTGA
- the MILR1 gene encoding allergin-1 isoform X5, producing MFFLTILLFSYPQMSQQIQKTTANGKEMVSNPKLVLVQGTLNVVMEQNVTLSCLSQPGSPPVRYTLFKHNQQVSALNRSDSSPALFTLTISSASDVGEYKCKAEYNNSSGGKYSNSLNFTLIEPISKPVLSSPTSQAKQGQNVTLSCFSENGSLPITYLFFKGTQNISPQKTMQKREAAVISLFINSLSDFGTYKCKAKNSFPNITKYSNGFNFTLAEKFKSTRPSIGLTSTVNAEESENEIIYSEIGKFLSPPAVRQTGRGHLLTLLAEALSEILQNPYLASSDSHTAKTAAGYMN from the exons atgttttttctcacaattctgctgttttcctaCC CTCAAATGTCTCAGCAGATACAGAAAACTACTGCAAATGGCAAAG AGATGGTGTCCAATCCCAAGCTGGTACTGGTTCAGGGGACTTTGAACGTGGTGATGGAGCAGAATGTGaccctctcctgcctctctcagcCTGGATCTCCCCCTGTCAGATACACACTGTTCAAGCACAACCAGCAGGTATCTGCTTTAAACAGGTCAGACTCGAGCCCTGCACTGTTCACCCTGACCATCAGCTCTGCCAGTGATGTGGGGGAATACAAGTGCAAAGCTGAGTATAACAACTCCAGTGGTGGAAAATACAGCAACAGCCTCAACTTCACCCTCATAG AGCCAATCTCCAAACCAGTGCTGAGCTCACCCACCTCTCAGGCAAAGCAAGGCCAGAACGTGACCCTGTCCTGCTTCTCGGAGAACGGATCCCTTCCCATTACGTACCTATTCTTCAAAGGAACACAAAACATATCCCCCCAAAAGACAATGCagaagagggaagcagctgtgATTTCTCTATTTATCAATTCCCTTAGTGACTTTGGAACCTATAAATGCAAAGCTAAAAACAGTTTCCCCAATATTACAAAATACAGCAACGGTTTCAACTTTACATTAGCAG AAAAATTTAAGTCTACCAGGCCCTCAATTGGCCTTACTTCAACAGTGAATGCAGAGGAgtctgaaaatgaaatcataTACTCAGAGATTGGTAAGTTCCTGTCACCCCCTGCAGTCAGGCAGACTGGAAGGGGACACCTACTGACCCTCCTGGCAGAGGCATTATCTGAAATCCTTCAGAATCCATACCTGGCATCATCTGACAGCCACACAGCCAAAACTGCAGCTGGTTACATGAACTGA
- the MILR1 gene encoding allergin-1 isoform X6: MFFLTILLFSYPQMSQQIQKTTANGKEMVSNPKLVLVQGTLNVVMEQNVTLSCLSQPGSPPVRYTLFKHNQQVSALNRSDSSPALFTLTISSASDVGEYKCKAEYNNSSGGKYSNSLNFTLIEPISKPVLSSPTSQAKQGQNVTLSCFSENGSLPITYLFFKGTQNISPQKTMQKREAAVISLFINSLSDFGTYKCKAKNSFPNITKYSNGFNFTLAEKFKSTRPSIGLTSTVNAEESENEIIYSEIEPVRPEEEYINFSIIRREEEKGKEARATVYSKVLIRD; the protein is encoded by the exons atgttttttctcacaattctgctgttttcctaCC CTCAAATGTCTCAGCAGATACAGAAAACTACTGCAAATGGCAAAG AGATGGTGTCCAATCCCAAGCTGGTACTGGTTCAGGGGACTTTGAACGTGGTGATGGAGCAGAATGTGaccctctcctgcctctctcagcCTGGATCTCCCCCTGTCAGATACACACTGTTCAAGCACAACCAGCAGGTATCTGCTTTAAACAGGTCAGACTCGAGCCCTGCACTGTTCACCCTGACCATCAGCTCTGCCAGTGATGTGGGGGAATACAAGTGCAAAGCTGAGTATAACAACTCCAGTGGTGGAAAATACAGCAACAGCCTCAACTTCACCCTCATAG AGCCAATCTCCAAACCAGTGCTGAGCTCACCCACCTCTCAGGCAAAGCAAGGCCAGAACGTGACCCTGTCCTGCTTCTCGGAGAACGGATCCCTTCCCATTACGTACCTATTCTTCAAAGGAACACAAAACATATCCCCCCAAAAGACAATGCagaagagggaagcagctgtgATTTCTCTATTTATCAATTCCCTTAGTGACTTTGGAACCTATAAATGCAAAGCTAAAAACAGTTTCCCCAATATTACAAAATACAGCAACGGTTTCAACTTTACATTAGCAG AAAAATTTAAGTCTACCAGGCCCTCAATTGGCCTTACTTCAACAGTGAATGCAGAGGAgtctgaaaatgaaatcataTACTCAGAGATTG AGCCTGTTAGACCAGAAGAAGAATACATCAACTTCTCCATTAttagaagagaagaggaaaaag GGAAGGAAGCACGTGCTACAGTCTATTCAAAGGTCCTCATCAGAGACTGA
- the MILR1 gene encoding allergin-1 isoform X3, with amino-acid sequence MFFLTILLFSYPQMSQQIQKTTANGKEMVSNPKLVLVQGTLNVVMEQNVTLSCLSQPGSPPVRYTLFKHNQQVSALNRSDSSPALFTLTISSASDVGEYKCKAEYNNSSGGKYSNSLNFTLIEPISKPVLSSPTSQAKQGQNVTLSCFSENGSLPITYLFFKGTQNISPQKTMQKREAAVISLFINSLSDFGTYKCKAKNSFPNITKYSNGFNFTLAEERSHSQPLIISLGLILLLLIIGFALALPFFLIPLYKAKKFKSTRPSIGLTSTVNAEESENEIIYSEIEPVRPEEEYINFSIIRREEEKGENLKL; translated from the exons atgttttttctcacaattctgctgttttcctaCC CTCAAATGTCTCAGCAGATACAGAAAACTACTGCAAATGGCAAAG AGATGGTGTCCAATCCCAAGCTGGTACTGGTTCAGGGGACTTTGAACGTGGTGATGGAGCAGAATGTGaccctctcctgcctctctcagcCTGGATCTCCCCCTGTCAGATACACACTGTTCAAGCACAACCAGCAGGTATCTGCTTTAAACAGGTCAGACTCGAGCCCTGCACTGTTCACCCTGACCATCAGCTCTGCCAGTGATGTGGGGGAATACAAGTGCAAAGCTGAGTATAACAACTCCAGTGGTGGAAAATACAGCAACAGCCTCAACTTCACCCTCATAG AGCCAATCTCCAAACCAGTGCTGAGCTCACCCACCTCTCAGGCAAAGCAAGGCCAGAACGTGACCCTGTCCTGCTTCTCGGAGAACGGATCCCTTCCCATTACGTACCTATTCTTCAAAGGAACACAAAACATATCCCCCCAAAAGACAATGCagaagagggaagcagctgtgATTTCTCTATTTATCAATTCCCTTAGTGACTTTGGAACCTATAAATGCAAAGCTAAAAACAGTTTCCCCAATATTACAAAATACAGCAACGGTTTCAACTTTACATTAGCAG AAGAGAGAAGCCATTCTCAGCCCCTGATAATTTCTCTTGGGCTGATCCTGCTACTACTTATAATAGGATTTGCTCTGGCACTTCCATTTTTCCTAATTCCTTTGTATAAAGCAA AAAAATTTAAGTCTACCAGGCCCTCAATTGGCCTTACTTCAACAGTGAATGCAGAGGAgtctgaaaatgaaatcataTACTCAGAGATTG AGCCTGTTAGACCAGAAGAAGAATACATCAACTTCTCCATTAttagaagagaagaggaaaaaggtgAAAACCTCAAGCTATAA
- the MILR1 gene encoding allergin-1 isoform X2 — protein MFFLTILLFSYPQMSQQIQKTTANGKEMVSNPKLVLVQGTLNVVMEQNVTLSCLSQPGSPPVRYTLFKHNQQVSALNRSDSSPALFTLTISSASDVGEYKCKAEYNNSSGGKYSNSLNFTLIEPISKPVLSSPTSQAKQGQNVTLSCFSENGSLPITYLFFKGTQNISPQKTMQKREAAVISLFINSLSDFGTYKCKAKNSFPNITKYSNGFNFTLAEERSHSQPLIISLGLILLLLIIGFALALPFFLIPLYKAKKFKSTRPSIGLTSTVNAEESENEIIYSEIEPVRPEEEYINFSIIRREEEKGKEARATVYSKVLIRD, from the exons atgttttttctcacaattctgctgttttcctaCC CTCAAATGTCTCAGCAGATACAGAAAACTACTGCAAATGGCAAAG AGATGGTGTCCAATCCCAAGCTGGTACTGGTTCAGGGGACTTTGAACGTGGTGATGGAGCAGAATGTGaccctctcctgcctctctcagcCTGGATCTCCCCCTGTCAGATACACACTGTTCAAGCACAACCAGCAGGTATCTGCTTTAAACAGGTCAGACTCGAGCCCTGCACTGTTCACCCTGACCATCAGCTCTGCCAGTGATGTGGGGGAATACAAGTGCAAAGCTGAGTATAACAACTCCAGTGGTGGAAAATACAGCAACAGCCTCAACTTCACCCTCATAG AGCCAATCTCCAAACCAGTGCTGAGCTCACCCACCTCTCAGGCAAAGCAAGGCCAGAACGTGACCCTGTCCTGCTTCTCGGAGAACGGATCCCTTCCCATTACGTACCTATTCTTCAAAGGAACACAAAACATATCCCCCCAAAAGACAATGCagaagagggaagcagctgtgATTTCTCTATTTATCAATTCCCTTAGTGACTTTGGAACCTATAAATGCAAAGCTAAAAACAGTTTCCCCAATATTACAAAATACAGCAACGGTTTCAACTTTACATTAGCAG AAGAGAGAAGCCATTCTCAGCCCCTGATAATTTCTCTTGGGCTGATCCTGCTACTACTTATAATAGGATTTGCTCTGGCACTTCCATTTTTCCTAATTCCTTTGTATAAAGCAA AAAAATTTAAGTCTACCAGGCCCTCAATTGGCCTTACTTCAACAGTGAATGCAGAGGAgtctgaaaatgaaatcataTACTCAGAGATTG AGCCTGTTAGACCAGAAGAAGAATACATCAACTTCTCCATTAttagaagagaagaggaaaaag GGAAGGAAGCACGTGCTACAGTCTATTCAAAGGTCCTCATCAGAGACTGA
- the MILR1 gene encoding allergin-1 isoform X1: protein MFFLTILLFSYPQMSQQIQKTTANGKEMVSNPKLVLVQGTLNVVMEQNVTLSCLSQPGSPPVRYTLFKHNQQVSALNRSDSSPALFTLTISSASDVGEYKCKAEYNNSSGGKYSNSLNFTLIEPISKPVLSSPTSQAKQGQNVTLSCFSENGSLPITYLFFKGTQNISPQKTMQKREAAVISLFINSLSDFGTYKCKAKNSFPNITKYSNGFNFTLAEERSHSQPLIISLGLILLLLIIGFALALPFFLIPLYKAKKFKSTRPSIGLTSTVNAEESENEIIYSEIGKFLSPPAVRQTGRGHLLTLLAEALSEILQNPYLASSDSHTAKTAAGYMN from the exons atgttttttctcacaattctgctgttttcctaCC CTCAAATGTCTCAGCAGATACAGAAAACTACTGCAAATGGCAAAG AGATGGTGTCCAATCCCAAGCTGGTACTGGTTCAGGGGACTTTGAACGTGGTGATGGAGCAGAATGTGaccctctcctgcctctctcagcCTGGATCTCCCCCTGTCAGATACACACTGTTCAAGCACAACCAGCAGGTATCTGCTTTAAACAGGTCAGACTCGAGCCCTGCACTGTTCACCCTGACCATCAGCTCTGCCAGTGATGTGGGGGAATACAAGTGCAAAGCTGAGTATAACAACTCCAGTGGTGGAAAATACAGCAACAGCCTCAACTTCACCCTCATAG AGCCAATCTCCAAACCAGTGCTGAGCTCACCCACCTCTCAGGCAAAGCAAGGCCAGAACGTGACCCTGTCCTGCTTCTCGGAGAACGGATCCCTTCCCATTACGTACCTATTCTTCAAAGGAACACAAAACATATCCCCCCAAAAGACAATGCagaagagggaagcagctgtgATTTCTCTATTTATCAATTCCCTTAGTGACTTTGGAACCTATAAATGCAAAGCTAAAAACAGTTTCCCCAATATTACAAAATACAGCAACGGTTTCAACTTTACATTAGCAG AAGAGAGAAGCCATTCTCAGCCCCTGATAATTTCTCTTGGGCTGATCCTGCTACTACTTATAATAGGATTTGCTCTGGCACTTCCATTTTTCCTAATTCCTTTGTATAAAGCAA AAAAATTTAAGTCTACCAGGCCCTCAATTGGCCTTACTTCAACAGTGAATGCAGAGGAgtctgaaaatgaaatcataTACTCAGAGATTGGTAAGTTCCTGTCACCCCCTGCAGTCAGGCAGACTGGAAGGGGACACCTACTGACCCTCCTGGCAGAGGCATTATCTGAAATCCTTCAGAATCCATACCTGGCATCATCTGACAGCCACACAGCCAAAACTGCAGCTGGTTACATGAACTGA